In the Malania oleifera isolate guangnan ecotype guangnan chromosome 1, ASM2987363v1, whole genome shotgun sequence genome, one interval contains:
- the LOC131155556 gene encoding small ribosomal subunit protein eS7-like — protein MYSSRRKIQKDKDVEPTEFEDTVAQALFDLENTNQELKSDLKDLFINSAVQTDVSSNRKAVVIHVPYRLRKSFHKIHVRLVRELEKKFSGKDVVLIATRRILRPPKKGSAVQRPRSRTLTSVHDAMLEDIVCPAEIVGKQIRYRIDGSKIMKIFLDPKARNDTEYKLETFAGVYRKLSGKDVAFEYPITDA, from the exons ATGTATAGTTCAAGGAGGAAAATCCAGAAAGACAAGGATGTTGAACCCACTGAGTTTGAGGATACAGTTGCTCag GCACTATTCGATTTGGAGAATACCAATCAAGAACTTAAAAGTGACTTGAAAGACCTTTTCATTAATTCTGCAGT TCAAACTGATGTCTCTAGCAACCGCAAGGCTGTTGTTATTCATGTTCCCtatagattgagaaaatcttTCCACAAGATTCATGTTCGCCTTGTGAGAGAGCTCGAGAAAAAGTTCAGTGGCAAG GATGTCGTTCTGATTGCCACCCGAAGGATATTGCGCCCACCAAAGAAAGGTTCAGCTGTTCAGCGACCCCGCTCACGCACACTTACCTCCGTGCATGATGCCATGCTCGAGGATATTGTGTGTCCTGCGGAGATTGTTGGGAAGCAAATCAGATACCGTATTGATGGGTCCAAAATAATGAAG ATATTCTTGGACCCTAAAGCAAGAAACGACACCGAGTACAAGCTGGAGACATTTGCTGGAGTATACAGGAAGCTCTCTGGGAAAGATGTTGCATTCGAATATCCAATAACAGACGCTTAA